Sequence from the Thermovirga sp. genome:
AGCGCTTCAAGCGAGAGGTATCCAAGGGAGGCATCCTGCGCGAGGCGCGCAGGCGGAAGCACTATGAAAAACCCAGCGAAGCCAAAAAGAGAAAGAGAGAGGACGCTTCAAGAAAACGCAGAAGAAAATAGCGTGGGAGTCCTTCCCCGATGGTAGAACCCCTCGGAAAAAGGGGAAGGCTTTAACCGCCGGCGCCTAGATACAATTAAAAGACCGGGTACATTCGGGATTGTCCGACCTGCGGATCAAGGGGCCCCGTTCAGAGCGGGGCCTTTTTTTAAACGAAGATCCTCGAATCATCGTGTTAAAATGAAAAATCAGGGATACAAGGGGGCCAAGCCATGCGTTGTCCCAAGTGCGGCCTGATGGAGACCAGGGTTCTCGAAACCAGGACGGCGGGCGAGGGAAGGGTTATCCGCAGGCGCAGGGAGTGCCCCGGGTGCCAGTATCGTTTCACCACCTATGAAAGATTTGAGGACCGCCCCGTGCTTTGGATAGTCAAGAAGAGCGGCCAGAGGGAAGTTTTCGACAGGGAAAAGCTGCTCAAGGGGCTTGCCAAGGCCTGTGAAAAGCTGCCCATCCCCCTGGAGCAGATCGAGGAGGCCGTTTCCAGGATAGAGGAAGCCCTGAGAGGGACAGGACAAGGGGAGGTCTCGAGTTTGGCCGTGGGATCCCTGGCCATGGAGGAACTGAGGAATATCCACAAGGTGGCCTACGTGAGGTTTGCCTCGGTCTACAGGGAATTCACCGATATTTCCAGTTTCGTCGAGGAGATCTCCAGGCTCCGCGATGAAAGGAACGGGTACCGTTGAGGTGCTCCATGGCAAAGAAATTGAAAGTCAACCTTCCCGATGCATTATTCCTTTGATAGAGTATAATGATCGCATCAAGCGCAAGGATTTTCGTCAAGATTTTACCCGCTGCCGGAGGGGTTGTTGTCCCTTTGTCCGGGAGCGGCCTTTTGTGGGAAGAGAGGTGGTTGACCCTGTAACGAGGGGCCTTTTGGTGCCCTGAAAGGTGGAATCGTGTAGAATTGGTCGTACGGTGACATTACATCTGGAGGTGAGCTTAAGTGAAAAAAGGTCTTGTATTGGGTGTGATCGTGGTTATTGCGGTCATAGGGTTCATGATG
This genomic interval carries:
- the rpsU gene encoding 30S ribosomal protein S21, with product RFKREVSKGGILREARRRKHYEKPSEAKKRKREDASRKRRRK
- the nrdR gene encoding transcriptional repressor NrdR, which encodes MRCPKCGLMETRVLETRTAGEGRVIRRRRECPGCQYRFTTYERFEDRPVLWIVKKSGQREVFDREKLLKGLAKACEKLPIPLEQIEEAVSRIEEALRGTGQGEVSSLAVGSLAMEELRNIHKVAYVRFASVYREFTDISSFVEEISRLRDERNGYR